One window of the Methanobacteriaceae archaeon genome contains the following:
- the asnB gene encoding asparagine synthase (glutamine-hydrolyzing) has translation MSGITGIFRRDGKDVDPADIKKMNDKISHRGPDGSRIWCEGPVAFGHQMLHTTPESLHEILPFEDEESGLVITADARIDNRKELAPKLGIEDNEYVSDSYFILKAYEKWGEKCPEELLGDFAFAIWDKNRETLFCARDHMGVKPFYYHLSNDYFLFASEIKSLLYYGEDLNLELNEIKVAYHLIPISTDRKLTFYNNIFRLPASNCLYIEFHNYELKKYWELDPNLRIFFDTDEDYYLKFREIFEKAIKCRLRTIHPIGFELSGGIDSSSVVVMAKKILSKTHTDILTFSLIFNEIKQTDESYYIKKIVDKYGFKPFYLVGDSISPFDGADEILFYQDEPLETPNMAMIWKLYKKMSDKGVKVVIGGHDGDCLLYKGENYLFELFVRFKWFKLIDEIKIKSNGGIVEFFKLFVAEVLFKLVPEFHDIWLHFKGIRREKDFVNINKDFVQKFDLKNLYKQMELYPLRAANNSRRIHYYYLTLATHQQIFEMMDKFAAPHSIEPRHPMMDKRLVEFCFAVPTHIKYDNGWGRLLVRYGLSDLLPNEVQWRRGKINFFHVFERNLLLFERDCLNDLIYKNKLIRKYVDCKELPKIYRRYIEGVEGADSIDIWKIAILSFWLESSFNHLKEN, from the coding sequence ATGAGTGGAATAACTGGAATCTTTCGAAGGGATGGTAAGGATGTAGATCCTGCCGATATAAAGAAAATGAATGATAAAATATCACACCGCGGACCAGACGGATCCCGAATATGGTGCGAGGGCCCAGTGGCTTTCGGCCACCAGATGCTCCACACAACCCCTGAATCCCTCCATGAAATCCTGCCCTTTGAAGATGAGGAATCTGGACTGGTCATAACTGCTGATGCCAGGATAGACAACCGTAAAGAGCTCGCACCTAAATTAGGAATTGAAGATAATGAGTATGTTTCTGATAGTTATTTCATTCTAAAGGCCTATGAGAAGTGGGGTGAAAAGTGCCCTGAGGAGCTTTTAGGGGATTTTGCTTTTGCTATTTGGGATAAGAATAGGGAAACTTTGTTCTGTGCTAGGGATCATATGGGGGTTAAGCCTTTTTATTATCATTTATCTAATGATTATTTTTTATTCGCAAGTGAGATCAAATCTCTTTTATACTATGGAGAGGACTTAAATCTGGAATTAAATGAAATAAAAGTAGCTTATCATTTAATACCAATTAGTACTGATAGAAAATTAACTTTCTACAATAATATATTTCGACTACCAGCTTCTAACTGTTTGTATATTGAGTTTCATAACTATGAGTTGAAGAAATACTGGGAATTGGATCCTAACTTAAGAATATTTTTTGATACTGACGAAGATTATTATTTGAAATTTCGTGAAATTTTTGAAAAAGCAATTAAATGTCGTTTAAGAACTATTCATCCTATTGGATTTGAGTTAAGTGGGGGAATAGATTCATCATCTGTTGTTGTAATGGCAAAAAAGATTTTATCAAAAACTCATACAGATATTCTAACTTTTTCCCTAATTTTTAATGAAATCAAGCAAACTGACGAAAGTTATTATATCAAAAAAATTGTTGATAAATATGGATTCAAACCTTTTTATTTGGTAGGAGATTCAATCAGTCCTTTTGATGGGGCTGATGAAATATTATTTTATCAGGATGAACCTCTTGAAACACCTAACATGGCCATGATTTGGAAACTATATAAAAAAATGAGTGATAAAGGTGTTAAGGTTGTTATAGGTGGGCATGATGGTGATTGTCTCCTCTATAAAGGTGAAAATTATTTATTTGAATTATTTGTTCGATTTAAATGGTTTAAGTTAATCGATGAAATTAAGATTAAATCAAATGGGGGAATTGTTGAGTTTTTTAAATTATTTGTGGCTGAAGTATTGTTTAAGTTAGTTCCTGAATTTCACGATATATGGCTTCATTTTAAAGGTATTAGGCGGGAAAAAGACTTTGTTAACATTAATAAAGATTTTGTTCAAAAATTTGATTTAAAGAATTTGTATAAACAAATGGAATTATATCCATTAAGAGCTGCAAATAATTCTAGAAGAATCCATTATTATTATCTAACACTTGCAACTCATCAACAAATTTTTGAAATGATGGATAAATTTGCAGCACCTCATTCAATTGAACCTCGTCATCCTATGATGGATAAACGCTTAGTTGAATTTTGTTTTGCAGTTCCCACCCATATAAAATACGACAATGGATGGGGTCGACTGTTAGTTCGATATGGGCTTAGCGATCTCCTTCCAAATGAAGTTCAATGGCGTAGAGGTAAAATTAATTTTTTCCATGTATTTGAAAGGAATTTGTTATTATTTGAACGAGATTGTTTGAATGATTTGATATATAAGAATAAGTTGATACGAAAATATGTTGATTGTAAAGAATTACCTAAGATTTATAGAAGATATATTGAAGGTGTTGAGGGTGCAGATTCGATTGATATTTGGAAAATCGCAATTCTTTCCTTTTGGTTGGAAAGTTCTTTTAACCATTTAAAAGAAAATTGA
- a CDS encoding DUF11 domain-containing protein yields MKGKKQLLMFLLAFAFVLAIAGTSAAAINNTENTTNLTASASTCSGSDPIITGTVTVNEYGHVRPLEGATITVDSTAGKVLASTTTDANGYYYLNFYSTDTTFNVIASYMGCNSITKSVTVANGPNYPTDPNKYGTANFELTPKTATLTGTGNGRTVYIQGQNKNGFAGIINVIVDGTTYAAYCIDLFTPISIGDTLLVNGPLPGTAGDLPSGVDWGKVSYILNTYTGSTSDEAAAIQCAIWYFTSAPYGPYNPSAPLGTYYQYMTAPNDARIGGATGSTAVRDRAWVIIGEAISMKYPYSLEVTPESVTILNGQSVSITATVRDKNGTPLSGVTVNFQTTRGTLSSSSGVTDVNGQVTVNLSSIGNNRNAVVTAYVSGNYGNLLYDNKYETPRKQNLVARNVLPLTITDFSIINTAVQADVTLTQTVNGGTTATVNVGDKVTFVVTATNANQNTATGIMITDIIPAGLSGVTVTPSSDTTYYNGVWTIPTLNKQASATLTITGTATSAMAGLNTVNTATRTSQEQYNSKPATVSATVYTKKADVVLTSTATTPVNVGDTVTYTVTATNNGPDAATNLKISDIPPAALSGVTITPSVGTYSSGIWTIPSLANGAVATLTITGTATSSMAGYNTINTATRTSQTEYNSQPTTTTATVYTKKADVTITNTANQSNLNVGDTGSFTLTVTNNGPDLANIQITDLLSQLPAGFTAGTPSTGTYNPVTGVWTITNLATGSANAATLVFSGVIQAAQAGTTITNHATATKTEYPQTVTIPDASIYVKKANVTVTQTVNGASSAIVNVGDTVTYVITALNSGPDAASNLQITDLLPSGLSDTGYSIIGPGTYNLNTGLWDIGNLNSGASAVLTLTGKVTASMAGLNTTNYANRTSQTEYNPAAASTSTTVYTKLSDPIITQTVNGQSTGIVTVNVGDDVTFVVNAYCSGPDDATNIKIRDVVPAGLTNVTVTPSVGSYDPETGIWSIDFLEKFTSATLTISGKAGPAMAGYNITNNAVEINQTEYNPNPGNSTSIPVYTKMADVTLSQTGSYYQNVVTFIVTATNNGPDTATNIRIEDVIPAGLTNVTVTPSEGTSYANGVWTIPELLNGALAFLTISGNANPQNTIANTATLTEQNEYNPYIGQTIKKLIYVPSADVRVTIYTTTGKYDNWDVNNDVTWATDAINNGPDDAHNIIITISLPLGLDFKGADPRSNGAYTYNSTLRTITWTIDFMPSGGAASLDILTYISKSGDLTITATKINQTEYDPNNNNNARSRTLPIPQQVDIQVTQNVDNLTPNIGQTIIYTINVVNNGPSNATGLSIKDSLPAGLTFQFADTHGTGTYNENTGIWTIGNFKNGQTATLTITALVNIATYIKNTAKLESVDQFDWNFNNNAQTTIINQGSYTKTADVRVTIYTTTGKYDNWDVNNDVTWATDAINNGPDDAHNIIITISLPLGLDFKGADPRSNGAYTYNSTLRTITWTINFMPSGGAASLDILTYISKSGDLTITATKINQTEYDPNNNNNARSRTLPIPQQVDIQVTQNVNNETTIQTPSGNTITLTINIQNNGDNATGLTIKDSLPAGLTFQSADTHGTGTYNENTGIWTIGNFNNGQTATLTITALVNSALNNKTIINTVKLESVDQFDWNFNNNSQKTYINVE; encoded by the coding sequence ATGAAAGGAAAAAAACAACTCTTAATGTTTCTTTTAGCATTTGCATTTGTGCTAGCCATTGCTGGTACTTCTGCAGCTGCTATTAACAATACAGAAAACACTACCAACCTTACTGCATCTGCCAGTACTTGTTCTGGATCAGATCCTATAATCACTGGTACGGTTACTGTTAATGAATACGGCCATGTGAGGCCATTAGAAGGTGCCACTATAACCGTGGATTCAACCGCTGGGAAAGTTTTAGCCAGCACAACCACAGATGCCAATGGATACTACTACCTGAACTTTTACAGCACCGACACCACCTTTAATGTTATAGCCAGTTACATGGGATGCAACTCCATCACCAAAAGTGTGACTGTGGCCAATGGCCCTAATTACCCCACTGACCCTAATAAATACGGTACAGCCAATTTCGAGTTAACCCCCAAAACCGCAACTTTAACTGGTACCGGAAACGGCCGGACTGTGTACATCCAGGGACAGAACAAGAACGGATTTGCAGGTATAATCAATGTCATAGTTGATGGAACAACATACGCTGCATACTGTATTGATTTATTCACCCCCATCAGCATAGGCGACACCCTACTGGTTAACGGACCTCTCCCTGGAACTGCAGGAGATTTACCCAGTGGAGTGGATTGGGGTAAAGTTAGCTACATCCTGAATACTTACACTGGTTCCACCAGTGATGAAGCTGCAGCCATACAGTGCGCTATCTGGTACTTTACTTCTGCACCTTACGGACCTTACAATCCCTCAGCACCTTTAGGGACTTACTACCAGTACATGACCGCCCCCAACGATGCTAGAATTGGTGGCGCCACTGGTTCCACTGCAGTAAGAGACAGAGCATGGGTGATTATTGGTGAGGCAATCTCCATGAAATATCCTTACAGTTTAGAAGTCACCCCTGAATCAGTAACCATACTTAACGGCCAATCCGTTAGCATTACTGCCACAGTGAGAGATAAAAACGGGACCCCCCTATCCGGAGTTACTGTAAACTTCCAGACAACCCGGGGAACTCTAAGCAGTAGTTCCGGGGTCACAGATGTTAATGGCCAGGTTACTGTAAATTTATCCAGCATAGGTAATAACCGAAACGCAGTGGTCACTGCATATGTCAGTGGAAACTACGGGAACCTTTTATATGATAACAAGTACGAAACCCCCCGGAAACAGAACCTGGTAGCCCGTAACGTGTTACCCTTAACCATCACCGACTTTAGTATAATAAACACTGCAGTACAGGCTGATGTTACCTTAACTCAAACTGTAAACGGAGGAACCACTGCCACCGTTAATGTGGGAGACAAGGTTACCTTTGTGGTTACTGCCACCAATGCCAACCAGAACACGGCAACCGGAATAATGATCACCGACATCATCCCTGCAGGATTAAGTGGAGTGACTGTAACCCCATCTTCAGATACAACCTACTACAATGGAGTTTGGACCATACCCACCTTAAACAAGCAGGCCAGTGCCACTTTAACTATCACTGGAACTGCAACTTCAGCCATGGCTGGATTGAACACCGTTAACACTGCAACCAGAACTTCTCAGGAACAGTACAATTCTAAACCAGCCACTGTTAGTGCCACTGTTTACACCAAAAAAGCAGATGTAGTTCTAACTTCAACAGCCACCACACCTGTAAATGTAGGCGACACCGTAACTTACACTGTCACAGCCACCAACAACGGCCCTGACGCAGCAACCAATCTTAAAATATCTGATATTCCCCCTGCTGCTTTAAGTGGAGTAACCATCACCCCCTCTGTGGGAACCTACAGCTCTGGAATTTGGACCATACCATCACTAGCTAACGGTGCAGTTGCCACCCTAACCATAACTGGAACTGCAACTTCCAGCATGGCCGGATATAACACCATCAACACTGCAACCAGAACCAGCCAGACTGAATACAACAGCCAACCAACCACCACCACAGCCACTGTTTACACCAAAAAAGCAGATGTGACCATAACCAACACTGCCAACCAGAGCAACCTTAATGTGGGTGACACTGGAAGTTTCACCCTCACTGTCACCAACAATGGACCTGACCTGGCAAATATCCAAATAACTGATTTACTATCCCAGTTGCCTGCAGGATTCACTGCAGGAACACCAAGCACTGGTACATACAACCCGGTTACTGGTGTGTGGACCATCACTAATCTGGCAACTGGATCTGCTAACGCAGCTACCCTGGTATTCAGTGGAGTCATCCAGGCAGCACAAGCCGGAACAACCATTACCAACCACGCAACTGCAACCAAAACCGAATACCCTCAAACAGTCACCATACCAGATGCCTCAATATATGTTAAGAAAGCCAATGTTACCGTAACCCAGACAGTTAACGGTGCCAGCAGTGCCATAGTCAATGTGGGTGACACTGTTACCTACGTCATAACTGCCCTTAACAGCGGCCCTGATGCTGCCAGCAACCTGCAAATAACCGACTTGCTGCCAAGCGGATTATCTGACACCGGCTACTCCATAATTGGACCTGGAACCTACAATTTAAACACTGGCTTGTGGGACATTGGAAACTTAAACAGTGGTGCAAGTGCAGTTTTAACCTTAACTGGTAAAGTTACTGCCTCCATGGCTGGATTAAACACCACCAATTACGCTAACAGAACCAGCCAAACAGAATACAACCCAGCAGCAGCAAGCACCAGCACCACAGTTTACACCAAACTCTCTGACCCCATAATCACCCAGACAGTGAACGGTCAGAGCACGGGAATCGTTACTGTGAATGTGGGCGATGATGTGACCTTCGTGGTTAATGCTTACTGCAGCGGACCGGATGATGCAACTAACATTAAAATTAGAGATGTGGTACCTGCCGGGTTAACCAATGTCACTGTAACTCCTTCCGTAGGATCTTATGATCCTGAAACTGGAATCTGGAGCATTGACTTCCTGGAAAAGTTCACCAGTGCCACTCTAACTATAAGTGGTAAAGCAGGACCTGCAATGGCAGGTTACAATATAACCAATAATGCAGTTGAGATTAACCAGACTGAATACAACCCTAACCCTGGTAACAGTACAAGTATACCTGTTTACACTAAAATGGCTGATGTTACGCTCAGTCAGACTGGAAGTTACTACCAGAATGTTGTAACTTTCATAGTGACTGCAACCAATAACGGACCGGACACTGCTACCAACATTCGCATAGAAGACGTGATTCCTGCTGGACTGACCAATGTCACTGTTACACCTTCAGAAGGAACAAGTTATGCTAATGGTGTTTGGACCATACCCGAATTATTAAATGGCGCATTAGCATTTTTAACTATATCTGGTAATGCAAATCCGCAAAATACCATTGCCAATACTGCAACTTTGACTGAACAAAACGAATACAATCCATATATAGGTCAAACTATAAAGAAACTGATTTACGTACCCTCTGCAGATGTTCGAGTGACCATTTACACGACAACAGGCAAATACGACAACTGGGATGTAAACAACGACGTAACCTGGGCAACAGACGCCATCAACAACGGCCCAGACGATGCACACAACATAATAATAACAATCAGCCTACCACTAGGACTAGACTTCAAAGGTGCAGACCCACGTTCAAACGGAGCATACACCTACAACTCCACACTACGAACAATAACCTGGACCATTGACTTCATGCCCAGCGGAGGTGCAGCATCACTAGACATACTAACATACATCAGCAAATCAGGAGACTTAACAATAACTGCAACCAAAATCAACCAAACAGAATACGACCCAAACAACAACAACAACGCAAGAAGCAGAACACTACCCATACCACAACAAGTCGACATACAAGTCACACAAAACGTCGATAATCTTACTCCTAACATAGGTCAAACAATTATTTACACTATAAATGTAGTGAACAATGGCCCAAGTAACGCTACTGGGTTATCTATAAAAGACAGTTTACCTGCAGGATTAACATTCCAATTCGCAGATACCCACGGAACAGGAACATACAACGAAAACACAGGAATATGGACCATAGGAAACTTCAAAAACGGACAAACAGCAACACTAACCATAACAGCACTCGTCAACATTGCAACTTACATAAAGAATACTGCAAAACTCGAATCTGTGGACCAATTTGATTGGAACTTTAACAATAATGCACAAACAACAATTATTAATCAGGGAAGTTACACAAAGACTGCAGATGTTCGGGTGACCATTTACACGACAACAGGCAAATACGACAACTGGGATGTAAACAACGACGTAACCTGGGCAACAGACGCCATCAACAACGGCCCAGACGACGCACACAACATAATAATAACAATCAGCCTACCACTAGGACTAGACTTCAAAGGTGCAGACCCACGTTCAAACGGAGCATACACCTACAACTCCACACTACGAACAATAACCTGGACCATTAACTTCATGCCCAGCGGAGGTGCAGCATCACTAGACATACTAACATACATCAGCAAATCAGGAGACTTAACAATAACTGCAACCAAAATCAACCAAACAGAATACGACCCAAACAACAACAACAACGCAAGAAGCAGAACACTACCCATACCACAACAAGTCGACATACAAGTCACCCAAAACGTCAATAATGAAACAACGATTCAGACTCCAAGTGGAAATACTATTACATTAACTATAAATATCCAAAATAATGGTGATAATGCAACTGGTTTAACTATCAAAGACAGTTTACCTGCAGGATTAACATTCCAATCCGCAGATACCCATGGAACAGGAACATACAACGAAAACACAGGAATATGGACCATAGGAAACTTCAACAACGGACAAACAGCAACACTAACCATAACAGCACTCGTCAACAGTGCCCTCAACAATAAAACTATAATAAATACAGTTAAACTCGAATCTGTGGACCAATTTGATTGGAACTTTAACAACAACAGCCAAAAAACATATATTAATGTTGAATAA
- a CDS encoding lasso peptide biosynthesis B2 protein, with protein MIPLKSFIKLPFPEKTLALRALYWVIYIRVILWIFPFNYVKKRVQQISRVSSPANGFSHNSTSFSLPRISFMVRMASRYVLRATCLVQALAGHILFSKYGYDTQIKIGVSSEDGQFEAHAWLEREGDVVLGESEKDYKTILDVNSGSQLDNG; from the coding sequence ATGATTCCCCTGAAAAGTTTCATAAAATTACCTTTCCCTGAAAAGACACTGGCATTAAGGGCACTCTACTGGGTAATTTACATCAGGGTCATCCTCTGGATATTCCCCTTTAATTATGTTAAAAAAAGAGTGCAACAAATTAGCAGGGTATCCTCACCTGCTAATGGATTTTCTCATAATTCTACTTCTTTTTCCCTGCCCAGGATCAGCTTTATGGTAAGGATGGCCTCCAGGTACGTGCTCCGAGCCACCTGCCTGGTGCAGGCACTGGCAGGGCATATATTATTCTCCAAGTATGGTTACGATACTCAGATAAAAATTGGTGTTTCCAGTGAAGACGGGCAGTTTGAAGCCCATGCCTGGTTGGAACGTGAGGGAGATGTTGTATTAGGGGAGTCTGAAAAGGATTATAAGACTATTCTTGATGTTAATAGTGGATCACAATTAGATAATGGATGA